The genomic region CAACTCGGGTATATTATATTTGATTTTAAATCTTCCTCTATTTGTTTTAAGTTATTTTAAAGTTTCATTGAAGTTTACGATATATTCTATAATTGGAACTGTTTTATTATCTGTATTTTTATATTTGACGAGCCCTCTTAAATCTGTACTTAATATACATGATGTATTTTTAAGCGGGGTAATCGGAGGAGTTATATCGGCTATTGGATATTCTCTTATGTTCAAAGTAAGAGCGACGACTGGAGGGATAGATATATTGGCCGTTATAATAAGGAAGAAAAATCCAGCTAAAAATATTGGAGACGTAACATTTACAGTTAATTTAATTATTGTAATAGTTTCCATATTATTATTAAAGGATATAACAAGAGCATTATATTCTTTAATATCAATGTTTGTTACATCTACGGTTGTAAATAAAATGATATTTGGATTTAATAAGAAATATCTAGTTCTTATAATAACTAAGTCACCTGATCAAATATCTGAATATATTTTGAATGTTATAAAAAGGGGTGTAACATCTATAGAGGCTGAAGGATGTTATACAAAAGATAAACAAAATATACTTTATACGGTTCTTGATATTAACCAGTATGTAAGTTTAAGAAGAAGAATACAAAATTTTGATCCTAATGCATTTTTATCTGCGATTGAAACAAAGAGTGTCACGGGTAATGGATTTAATGAGATATAAAACTAAGTTTGTAACGATTTAAAACTATTTTCATATATTGGAATTAAAAAATATTTTATAAGTTATGATTATTTTTTAAGAAAAGTATGAGGATGCAGGTATTAACAATAAAACTAGTAAAGATATGATCAATATAGAGAAGATGCTTCTAAATACGGAAGTATCTTCTTTTTTTGATCATGAGTACGGGTAGTACAGATAATGGTGATATGTTTTATATAATAGATGGAGTTAGTAAAATGATAGAAGTTAGTTGAAAGATTAGAAATTTAAAACAAATTAATTAGTAATTTAAAGGAGATTTTAAATTGGAAAATAATGATATTAATTATAAACTAGATGAAGTGGATGATATTAGTAAAACGCATCTTTATGATGAGATAAATCTTTATAGAGCTACGGTATATACAAACTTTATATTAAATTTTATATTATACAAGCCACCATATAATTTACCAAATGAGCTTGTATTAGATAATACTGGATTTTATTACGTTTATGATGCGGATAAAACTTTAGTTAATGGTGAATCTATTAATTTATCAATTGGTGTTAAAGGTACATTTATGGTACTTAGAGCCTTAAATGGGAATAAAACGCTCCAAATAAATTTATCAGATACTTTAACTGAAATTAATAATTATAGTTTAGATTATAAATGTTTAGATACACCATATGGATTTAAGTTATCAGATGTTATAAATAACTTGGGAACAGATTTAAATGATATAAAAATAAATTTTAAGGATGGAGATGGTCAGGGAGATGCAAATCTTTCATTGATTCAAACGGGATTTTCTGTAAAGGATGATGGTGAGAAAACAGTAACATTTAATTTCACTATAGAAAATAATGGAAGTGAAGTTGCGAGAAAAGTATTATTTAAGGATATTTTACCTAATAGTGTTAGTTTAAATCTTGCAGGAATTTATATAAATTCAGTTTATCCAAATAGTAGGGATGTAAAATTAAATTCTAAGAGTTTATTTGTTAGGGTTCCTGATATATCTGTTGGTGAGTCTGTTACTTTAACAATTGTTTGTAGATTAAACGATGAATCTTGTAATGAATTTAATGTTGGGGTTATAAGTTATGTTTCAAAGGTGGTTCCTGATGGAACGGGAGCACAAGCATCCAACATAACAATTAAGCAGATTGTTAGTAATTCTAAGGAGATACAATAGCTAAGAAACTATTTATAATTAGTAACACTTAATAGTTTATGCTCATATACTTAAAATAAAAAACTTAATAGTTTTATTTTTAATATATGGGGACGAATTTATAATTGATTTTAATAAAATGAGAAATGTAAGGTGCCTCTTATTTTGGGCACCTTTTTAAATTAGATTGGAGAGTGAAATTATGAATAACAATATTCCAAAAAAAGGAAATAGAGAGATTTTTAATAGTGAGGTTCCGTTTTCGATATATGAAATTGAGAAAATTATTTCAGGAGATAA from Candidatus Arthromitus sp. SFB-mouse-Japan harbors:
- a CDS encoding YitT family protein translates to MRIKIIFFELCTICFACLLIAVGLNLFLADAKLVSGGLTGIALLIEYTTGINSGILYLILNLPLFVLSYFKVSLKFTIYSIIGTVLLSVFLYLTSPLKSVLNIHDVFLSGVIGGVISAIGYSLMFKVRATTGGIDILAVIIRKKNPAKNIGDVTFTVNLIIVIVSILLLKDITRALYSLISMFVTSTVVNKMIFGFNKKYLVLIITKSPDQISEYILNVIKRGVTSIEAEGCYTKDKQNILYTVLDINQYVSLRRRIQNFDPNAFLSAIETKSVTGNGFNEI
- a CDS encoding DUF11 domain-containing protein — encoded protein: MENNDINYKLDEVDDISKTHLYDEINLYRATVYTNFILNFILYKPPYNLPNELVLDNTGFYYVYDADKTLVNGESINLSIGVKGTFMVLRALNGNKTLQINLSDTLTEINNYSLDYKCLDTPYGFKLSDVINNLGTDLNDIKINFKDGDGQGDANLSLIQTGFSVKDDGEKTVTFNFTIENNGSEVARKVLFKDILPNSVSLNLAGIYINSVYPNSRDVKLNSKSLFVRVPDISVGESVTLTIVCRLNDESCNEFNVGVISYVSKVVPDGTGAQASNITIKQIVSNSKEIQ